A part of Chloroflexota bacterium genomic DNA contains:
- the ffh gene encoding signal recognition particle protein, protein MFENLTDRLNTIFQNLRRHGRLSEADVDQAMREVRMALLEADVHYGVVKSFTQRVKERAIGAEVSKALNPAQQVIKIVNEELIATLGEPSGLNLKGEKPFVIMLVGLQGSGKTTAAAKLAKRLRAQGERVLLVAADPYRPAAVKQLQTLGEQIDVPVFAKDGVAPPKLADEAFKTAKKGGTTVVILDTAGRSQLDSELMNELTAIQKKVPLTEILLVVDSMIGQEALNVAQGFRKELPVSGLIMTKIDGDARGGAAISIREVTGVPIKYLGVGEGVDAIEEYNPGRLASRILGMGDILGLIEKAEASFDQEQAEQQAEKLMRGEFTLEDFAKQLKQMRKMGPLGQILDMMPGQMGQVARQVDPNEAEDQLMQIEAVINSMTVSERRNPKLLNASRRRRIAQGCGMDVQVVNQVMKRFRDTQRLVKTLQKSGGKGLGRMMR, encoded by the coding sequence GTGTTTGAAAACTTAACAGACCGCCTAAACACCATATTTCAAAATCTGCGCCGGCACGGACGCCTCTCTGAGGCGGATGTGGATCAGGCCATGCGGGAAGTCCGAATGGCACTGTTGGAAGCAGATGTCCATTATGGCGTGGTCAAATCCTTTACCCAGCGCGTGAAGGAGCGGGCGATTGGGGCGGAGGTTTCTAAAGCCCTCAACCCGGCCCAGCAGGTCATCAAGATCGTCAATGAAGAACTGATTGCCACCCTGGGTGAGCCCAGCGGATTGAACCTGAAAGGCGAAAAGCCTTTCGTGATCATGCTGGTGGGCTTGCAGGGTTCCGGTAAAACCACAGCTGCTGCCAAACTGGCGAAGCGATTACGTGCCCAGGGCGAGCGGGTTTTACTGGTGGCGGCGGACCCTTACCGGCCGGCCGCCGTCAAGCAGCTGCAGACATTGGGTGAGCAGATTGACGTCCCGGTGTTTGCCAAAGATGGTGTTGCCCCACCGAAATTGGCGGATGAAGCATTCAAAACTGCCAAAAAGGGTGGCACCACTGTTGTGATCCTGGATACGGCAGGTCGTTCACAGCTTGATTCCGAGCTGATGAATGAGCTGACGGCAATCCAGAAGAAAGTACCGCTGACCGAGATCCTCCTCGTGGTGGACTCGATGATCGGCCAGGAAGCGCTCAATGTGGCGCAGGGCTTCCGCAAGGAGCTGCCCGTTTCAGGCCTGATCATGACCAAGATCGACGGCGACGCCCGCGGCGGCGCAGCCATTTCCATTCGGGAAGTGACCGGCGTGCCGATCAAGTATTTGGGCGTTGGCGAGGGCGTGGATGCAATTGAGGAGTATAATCCAGGCAGGTTAGCCTCCCGCATCCTCGGCATGGGTGACATTCTGGGCCTGATCGAAAAAGCAGAAGCTAGCTTCGACCAGGAACAGGCTGAGCAGCAGGCTGAAAAGCTGATGCGCGGCGAATTCACCCTTGAAGACTTCGCCAAGCAGTTGAAGCAGATGCGGAAGATGGGCCCCTTAGGGCAGATTCTGGATATGATGCCCGGCCAGATGGGGCAGGTTGCCCGTCAGGTGGACCCGAACGAAGCTGAGGACCAACTCATGCAGATTGAGGCGGTGATCAACTCCATGACGGTCTCTGAACGGCGGAACCCGAAATTGTTGAATGCAAGCCGCAGGCGCAGGATTGCGCAAGGGTGCGGCATGGATGTGCAAGTGGTCAATCAGGTCATGAAGCGCTTCCGGGACACCCAGCGACTTGTGAAAACTTTACAGAAATCAGGCGGCAAAGGTTTAGGCCGTATGATGCGATAG
- the rpsP gene encoding 30S ribosomal protein S16, translated as MVRIRLRRVGSRNQASYRIVVADKEKPRDGRFLEVIGHYNPRTEPSTIVVKDDRAFYWLSVGAQPTEAVERLFKQTGLWDRYERFKAGEDVEALTEEGAKVYDERVTDPRTNPPANS; from the coding sequence ATGGTACGTATTCGATTGCGCCGGGTTGGATCCCGGAATCAGGCAAGTTATCGTATTGTTGTCGCTGACAAAGAGAAACCCCGTGATGGGCGTTTTCTGGAAGTAATTGGTCATTACAATCCCCGAACCGAACCTTCTACGATCGTGGTGAAAGATGATCGCGCTTTCTACTGGCTGAGCGTTGGTGCGCAACCCACTGAAGCTGTTGAACGCCTTTTCAAACAGACCGGACTCTGGGACCGCTATGAACGTTTTAAAGCGGGCGAAGATGTTGAGGCCCTGACAGAAGAAGGCGCAAAGGTTTATGACGAGCGGGTTACTGACCCCCGCACAAACCCGCCAGCCAATTCCTAG
- a CDS encoding KH domain-containing protein has protein sequence MKGENLQGLVEFVAQSLVDQPTEVNVESHPRGNTVYLDLHVAKEDMGRVIGKGGRVANSLRTLLKVAAARDGNRTKLDIVEPE, from the coding sequence ATGAAAGGTGAGAACCTGCAAGGTTTGGTTGAGTTCGTCGCCCAGTCTCTGGTCGATCAACCCACCGAAGTCAATGTTGAATCCCATCCCCGTGGTAATACTGTCTACCTAGATCTGCATGTGGCCAAAGAAGATATGGGCCGCGTGATTGGTAAGGGTGGACGGGTTGCAAATTCACTGCGAACGCTGTTGAAAGTTGCTGCTGCCCGAGATGGTAACCGAACCAAGCTCGATATTGTCGAGCCAGAATAA
- the rimM gene encoding 16S rRNA processing protein RimM: protein MPQTSRNTDSGSHSESEPEFIVLGKLRRAHGVRGEIPLEIHTELLELLAPGCRVYVGKEHTLMTIEATRWKGDLLLLKFDEISDRTIVSALTNKRVYVSTEQLPVLADGGYYLHELIGLEVYEQEGRHLGTLMEILETGANDVYVVQNEIGEETLIPATEHTILEVDFNQEKMIVTRMEWYGEGD, encoded by the coding sequence ATGCCTCAAACAAGTCGTAACACAGATTCAGGCTCGCATTCTGAAAGCGAGCCTGAATTTATTGTCTTAGGGAAGCTGCGCCGGGCTCATGGTGTTCGGGGCGAGATCCCATTGGAGATACACACAGAATTGTTGGAACTCCTGGCCCCTGGCTGCCGGGTCTACGTGGGAAAAGAACATACCCTGATGACCATTGAAGCCACCCGCTGGAAGGGTGATCTCCTACTGCTGAAATTTGACGAGATCAGTGACCGAACGATTGTCTCTGCGCTGACCAATAAAAGGGTTTATGTCAGCACGGAGCAACTGCCGGTTTTGGCGGATGGCGGCTATTATTTACATGAATTGATCGGTCTGGAAGTCTATGAACAGGAAGGACGGCATCTGGGGACTCTGATGGAGATCCTTGAAACCGGCGCTAACGATGTTTATGTGGTCCAGAACGAGATCGGGGAAGAAACCCTGATTCCAGCCACCGAGCACACCATCCTGGAAGTGGACTTCAACCAGGAAAAAATGATCGTCACCAGAATGGAGTGGTATGGCGAGGGGGACTAA
- the dprA gene encoding DNA-protecting protein DprA: MPDEKKYWIGFNLVRGIGAVRFKQIRSFFGDLSLAWNAPVEAFREAGLPERALTNFMQLREDIDLDALYDSILEKDAQVLTLLDGGYPKLLKQIDQAPPVLYVRGTLLPADDFAIAMVGTRRISAYGQQITRDTSLYLAGHGLTIVSGLARGVDALAHQSALQAGGRTIAVLGSGVDVIYPPEHRQLAEAIIENGAIISDYPMGTQPEGVNFPPRNRIISGLSLATVVVEAGERSGALITADFAVEQGRDVFAVPGNILSPASKGTNRLIQKGAYALVSPQDVLDVLDLTQVEDYKTARQVLPADTTEAKILQSMDYEPVHVDEICNEVGLAVEKVTAALTMMELKGLVQHVGGMRYAAVREINKK; the protein is encoded by the coding sequence ATGCCAGATGAGAAAAAGTATTGGATTGGATTCAATTTAGTTCGCGGGATTGGGGCGGTTCGCTTTAAGCAGATCCGATCCTTTTTCGGCGACCTTTCACTTGCCTGGAATGCCCCAGTTGAGGCATTTCGCGAGGCTGGCCTGCCTGAACGGGCTCTGACAAACTTCATGCAATTGCGAGAAGATATTGACCTGGATGCCTTGTATGATTCCATCCTGGAAAAAGATGCCCAAGTTCTGACCCTTCTGGACGGCGGTTACCCCAAATTATTAAAACAAATCGATCAGGCCCCACCTGTGTTATATGTCAGAGGGACCCTGCTGCCTGCGGATGATTTTGCCATTGCGATGGTGGGCACCCGGCGGATTTCTGCTTATGGTCAGCAGATCACCCGTGATACTAGTCTCTATCTGGCTGGGCACGGCTTGACGATTGTCAGCGGTCTGGCAAGAGGGGTGGATGCCCTGGCGCATCAATCCGCATTGCAGGCCGGCGGCAGGACGATTGCCGTTCTGGGCAGCGGGGTGGATGTAATCTACCCGCCCGAACACCGCCAACTGGCGGAAGCAATCATCGAGAACGGTGCGATCATCAGCGACTACCCGATGGGGACCCAGCCGGAAGGGGTGAACTTCCCGCCGCGAAACCGGATCATCTCCGGGCTGTCACTGGCGACCGTTGTGGTTGAAGCGGGTGAACGCAGCGGAGCATTGATCACCGCAGACTTTGCTGTGGAGCAGGGGCGCGATGTCTTCGCTGTCCCGGGCAATATCCTCTCACCAGCCAGCAAAGGCACCAACCGCCTGATCCAGAAAGGGGCCTATGCCCTGGTTTCACCTCAGGATGTCCTCGATGTGTTGGATCTGACCCAGGTCGAAGATTACAAAACGGCAAGACAGGTCTTGCCAGCAGACACAACTGAGGCTAAGATATTGCAATCCATGGATTACGAACCGGTCCATGTGGATGAAATTTGTAATGAGGTTGGACTGGCAGTAGAAAAGGTGACGGCCGCACTGACCATGATGGAACTGAAGGGATTGGTCCAGCATGTGGGGGGCATGCGGTATGCGGCAGTCCGTGAGATCAACAAGAAATGA
- a CDS encoding mannose-1-phosphate guanylyltransferase yields the protein MYENFYAVIMAGGSGTRLWPLSRKGQPKQSLAIDGENTLFQQAVQRLSGLFPVERILIVTVADQVAQLSAQVPSIPKDNYIIEPLPRGTASVVGLAALAIQSRDPQGSMAILTADHLMRNAEHLRQLLKAAYEVAQKDYLVTLGITPTFPATGYGYIEKGEALGTFEGVEAFRVQAFKEKPQLDVAEKLVADGHHVWNSGMFIWQVATVMAEFERQMPDLYAKLKKIEGSWQNEQPKGMIEAVWPTIQPQTIDYGIMEHAEKVAVIPSIDLGWNDVGSWESLFDALDPDESGNIVLRGQPITFDTSGTLICGDHQERLIVTVGVQDLIIIESGNAILVCDRKQAQRVRDVVNYLKQDGREDYL from the coding sequence ATGTACGAGAATTTTTATGCAGTGATTATGGCGGGTGGCAGCGGGACCAGGCTCTGGCCGCTTTCCCGCAAGGGTCAGCCGAAACAGTCGCTGGCTATTGATGGCGAAAACACGCTCTTTCAACAAGCTGTTCAGCGGCTTTCGGGGTTGTTCCCCGTGGAGCGCATTCTGATCGTCACCGTGGCGGACCAGGTGGCGCAACTGAGCGCACAGGTTCCGTCCATCCCGAAAGATAATTACATCATTGAACCTCTGCCGCGAGGTACGGCTTCCGTTGTGGGTTTAGCAGCCCTGGCGATCCAAAGCCGTGACCCGCAGGGATCGATGGCAATCCTGACAGCGGATCACCTGATGCGAAATGCGGAGCACCTGCGCCAACTGCTTAAGGCAGCCTATGAAGTCGCCCAGAAGGATTATCTGGTGACCTTGGGGATCACCCCGACCTTCCCGGCCACGGGCTATGGTTATATTGAGAAGGGTGAAGCGCTGGGGACTTTTGAGGGTGTGGAAGCATTCCGGGTTCAAGCCTTTAAAGAAAAACCGCAGTTGGATGTCGCTGAGAAATTAGTGGCCGATGGGCACCATGTCTGGAACTCTGGCATGTTCATTTGGCAGGTAGCGACGGTGATGGCAGAGTTTGAACGCCAAATGCCCGATCTTTATGCTAAATTGAAAAAGATTGAAGGGTCTTGGCAGAATGAGCAACCTAAGGGTATGATAGAGGCTGTTTGGCCCACGATCCAACCCCAAACCATTGACTATGGCATCATGGAACATGCGGAAAAAGTGGCCGTGATCCCATCCATTGATCTTGGATGGAACGATGTCGGCAGCTGGGAATCCCTTTTTGATGCCCTGGATCCGGACGAATCGGGTAATATTGTCCTCCGGGGTCAACCAATCACATTTGACACCAGCGGTACACTCATTTGTGGTGATCATCAGGAACGGCTGATCGTGACGGTCGGCGTGCAGGACCTGATCATTATTGAATCTGGTAACGCGATTCTCGTTTGCGACCGAAAGCAAGCTCAACGGGTTCGCGATGTTGTAAATTATTTAAAACAGGACGGTCGCGAAGATTATTTGTAG
- the topA gene encoding type I DNA topoisomerase, producing the protein MGRTDAHEGLAKPEVVRKTKKAQPRKGKLVIVESPAKAKTVGRFLGKGYTVRASVGHVRDLLRSKLSVDVDNDFEPHYRVPNEKREVVKELKKLAGKAEEIYLATDPDREGEAIAWHLMEAADIDENRTNRVVFHEITKDAVDEAFAHPRTIDMDLVDAQQARRILDRLVGYGISPILWKKVRSRLSAGRVQSVALRLIVEREREIDNFIPEEYWSIEADLLPEGGKVPYRAKLAKINGETPKLPTQDVVDDFIKEMRSALYTVDSVKEGKRRRNPSAPFITSTLQQDASRKLGFTARKTMSVAQQLYEGVELDGEGTQGLITYMRTDSTNISDVALNETRSFIKDRYGDGFLPATPPTYKTRTQSAQEAHEAVRPTSVLRQPKAIKKYLSRDQFRLYQLIWQRFVASQMNPAIYKTLSVEVIGKGNEGNEYLLRASGSQLEFPGFLVVYEEGKDEDQKEEEEGDSTKIPVDDIHENQTQSLQELYPEQHFTQPPPRYTEASLVQVLEENGIGRPSTYAPILSTIQNRGYVTRDDKRLEPTETGFLVNDLVVEYFPSIVDINFTSNLEDELDQVASGSAEWVDVIREFYGPFSERLEKAEAQMPEQKAELEKVDRACPRCGHDLIIRWGRYGKFISCSNFPDCRYTEPYLEKIGVTCPTCGEGDVVRRKTRKGRTFYGCSRYPDCDFTSWKQPVAERCPSCGGVLVIANKRQLKCLDCEGTFLQDEIMKEAEVA; encoded by the coding sequence ATGGGCCGGACGGACGCCCATGAGGGACTTGCCAAGCCGGAAGTTGTCCGAAAGACCAAGAAAGCCCAACCCCGCAAAGGGAAGCTAGTGATTGTCGAGTCCCCAGCCAAAGCCAAAACCGTTGGACGGTTCCTTGGTAAGGGCTATACTGTTCGGGCATCGGTTGGTCATGTGCGTGACCTGCTTCGGTCAAAATTATCGGTTGATGTGGATAATGATTTTGAGCCCCATTACCGGGTGCCCAATGAAAAACGCGAAGTCGTTAAGGAATTGAAAAAACTCGCCGGAAAAGCGGAAGAAATCTACCTGGCGACAGACCCTGACCGCGAAGGTGAGGCGATTGCCTGGCACCTGATGGAAGCGGCAGACATCGATGAGAATCGTACGAATCGGGTTGTTTTCCATGAAATCACCAAAGATGCGGTGGATGAGGCTTTTGCGCACCCCCGGACGATTGACATGGACCTGGTGGACGCCCAACAGGCACGCCGGATTTTGGATCGCCTGGTGGGATACGGCATCAGCCCGATCCTCTGGAAAAAGGTCCGCAGCCGGCTCTCGGCTGGCCGCGTGCAATCCGTGGCGCTGCGGCTGATCGTGGAACGGGAACGCGAGATTGATAACTTTATTCCGGAAGAATATTGGTCCATCGAAGCGGACCTGCTGCCCGAAGGCGGCAAGGTGCCTTACCGGGCTAAACTTGCCAAGATAAATGGCGAAACCCCTAAACTGCCCACACAGGACGTGGTGGATGACTTTATAAAGGAAATGCGATCAGCGCTCTACACGGTAGATTCCGTCAAAGAGGGCAAACGACGCCGCAATCCTTCTGCACCATTCATCACCAGTACCCTTCAACAGGATGCTTCCCGTAAATTGGGCTTCACAGCACGCAAGACGATGTCCGTGGCGCAGCAATTATATGAAGGTGTGGAGTTGGATGGTGAGGGGACGCAGGGTTTGATCACCTACATGCGTACCGACTCAACCAATATCTCCGATGTCGCTTTGAACGAAACTCGCTCGTTCATCAAGGATCGCTACGGTGATGGATTTTTACCCGCAACCCCACCGACTTATAAAACCCGGACGCAATCCGCACAGGAAGCGCATGAAGCGGTCCGCCCAACTTCGGTGCTGCGGCAGCCTAAAGCGATCAAGAAATACCTTTCACGTGACCAATTCCGGCTCTATCAGTTGATCTGGCAGCGCTTTGTGGCCTCCCAAATGAACCCGGCGATCTATAAGACTTTGTCTGTGGAAGTGATCGGCAAGGGAAACGAGGGTAATGAATACCTACTACGGGCCTCCGGCAGCCAGTTGGAGTTCCCCGGCTTTCTGGTAGTTTATGAAGAAGGTAAGGACGAAGACCAGAAAGAGGAAGAGGAAGGCGACAGCACCAAGATCCCCGTGGATGATATCCATGAGAATCAGACTCAGTCACTGCAGGAACTATATCCTGAGCAGCATTTCACCCAACCACCGCCACGCTACACCGAGGCCTCACTGGTGCAGGTGCTGGAAGAGAACGGTATTGGCCGGCCTTCCACTTATGCGCCTATCCTCTCGACCATTCAAAACCGCGGTTATGTGACCCGGGACGACAAGCGGCTGGAACCGACTGAAACCGGCTTCCTGGTCAACGACTTGGTAGTGGAATATTTCCCCAGCATTGTGGACATCAATTTCACCTCAAATCTTGAGGATGAACTGGACCAGGTTGCGTCGGGCTCTGCCGAATGGGTGGATGTGATCCGTGAGTTTTACGGTCCCTTCTCTGAACGGCTGGAAAAGGCTGAAGCCCAGATGCCGGAACAGAAGGCTGAATTGGAAAAAGTTGACCGGGCCTGCCCGCGATGTGGTCATGACCTGATCATCCGCTGGGGCCGCTATGGCAAGTTCATTTCCTGCAGCAATTTCCCGGACTGCCGCTATACCGAACCTTATCTTGAAAAGATTGGCGTGACCTGCCCAACCTGTGGGGAAGGCGATGTTGTCCGCCGCAAGACCCGTAAGGGAAGGACTTTTTATGGTTGTTCCCGCTATCCGGATTGCGATTTCACCTCCTGGAAGCAGCCCGTGGCCGAAAGATGCCCGAGTTGCGGTGGGGTGTTGGTGATTGCCAATAAACGGCAGCTCAAATGCCTGGATTGCGAAGGAACCTTCCTTCAGGATGAAATTATGAAGGAAGCGGAAGTGGCATAA
- the greA gene encoding transcription elongation factor GreA gives MNETKYLTPEGKAKLEAELKELKTTGRVELAERLKHAISMGDLSENADYHKAKEDQGFMEGRIQELEAILNNSKVIEAKANYDEVALGARVTIKEADYPEETYHLVGVNEANPREGRISHESPIGKALIGHKSGDTVNAILPNGETIRLEILKIE, from the coding sequence ATGAATGAAACAAAATACCTCACCCCTGAAGGCAAAGCCAAACTTGAGGCAGAGCTGAAAGAACTAAAGACAACCGGGCGCGTTGAGCTCGCCGAACGTCTGAAGCACGCCATTTCCATGGGCGATCTCTCAGAAAATGCCGATTATCACAAAGCCAAGGAAGACCAGGGCTTTATGGAAGGTCGGATCCAGGAACTTGAGGCGATCCTCAATAATTCTAAAGTGATTGAAGCCAAAGCCAATTACGATGAGGTGGCTCTCGGTGCCCGGGTGACCATTAAAGAAGCGGATTACCCGGAAGAGACCTATCATCTGGTAGGCGTCAACGAAGCCAACCCTCGTGAAGGCCGTATCTCACACGAATCACCCATCGGTAAAGCACTCATTGGCCATAAATCGGGCGATACCGTCAATGCCATCCTGCCAAATGGTGAAACCATCCGGCTGGAGATCCTCAAGATCGAATAA
- a CDS encoding deoxyguanosinetriphosphate triphosphohydrolase codes for MIFTRQQLEELEDQNLAPYGVRSRNSKGRLFPEDEPDYRTIFQRDRDRILHTTAFRRLEYKTQVFINYEGDYYRTRLTHTLEVAQIGRSVARALGANEDLVETICLAHDLGHPPFGHSGERTLARMMMDHGGFNHNHHSFRIVTQLEKRYPDFDGLNLTWEVLEGIIKHETDYDVSDASDFNPELRGHLEAQIANVADELAYTAHDLDDGLRSGMITPAQLSGVSLWEVINESVGRRRSDTLDDLARHRLIRRLIGIEVTDLVQSIDRMIRRSGIRNVEELQELPYNVVGFSEDMHRRNRELKDFLFKNLYNHYRVVRMAVKADRILENLFQAYVQEPAILPEQYQILIEKKGLEETVCDYIAGMTDRFAIDEYQKLFDSTTLP; via the coding sequence ATGATCTTCACGCGTCAACAACTGGAAGAATTGGAAGACCAGAACCTAGCCCCCTATGGCGTCCGCAGCCGAAACAGCAAAGGCCGCCTTTTCCCGGAAGATGAACCGGATTACCGCACCATTTTTCAGAGGGACCGGGACAGGATCCTGCATACCACAGCCTTCCGGCGATTGGAATACAAGACCCAGGTATTCATCAACTATGAAGGTGATTATTACCGCACCCGTCTGACCCACACCTTGGAAGTCGCCCAAATCGGGCGCAGTGTGGCGCGGGCTTTGGGCGCGAACGAGGACCTGGTGGAAACGATCTGCCTGGCCCATGACCTCGGCCATCCACCATTTGGCCATTCCGGTGAGCGTACCCTGGCCCGGATGATGATGGACCACGGTGGATTCAACCATAACCATCACTCCTTCCGAATCGTGACCCAGCTGGAGAAGCGCTATCCTGATTTCGATGGCCTGAACCTCACCTGGGAGGTGCTGGAAGGGATCATCAAACATGAGACCGATTACGATGTATCGGATGCATCGGATTTTAATCCCGAGCTTCGCGGCCATCTGGAAGCTCAGATCGCCAATGTGGCCGATGAACTGGCCTACACCGCGCATGACCTGGATGATGGGCTGCGCTCCGGAATGATCACCCCCGCCCAACTTTCGGGCGTCTCCCTTTGGGAGGTCATCAATGAGAGTGTCGGGCGACGACGGTCAGACACGCTGGATGACCTGGCCCGTCACCGCCTTATCCGGCGCCTGATCGGGATTGAAGTAACCGACCTGGTTCAATCCATTGACCGGATGATCCGTCGCAGCGGGATCCGCAACGTGGAAGAGTTGCAGGAGCTGCCCTATAATGTGGTCGGTTTCAGCGAAGATATGCACCGCCGCAACCGTGAATTGAAGGATTTCCTCTTCAAGAACCTTTATAATCATTACCGGGTGGTCCGAATGGCTGTAAAAGCCGACCGAATCCTGGAAAATCTCTTCCAGGCCTATGTTCAGGAACCAGCTATACTCCCCGAGCAATATCAGATCCTCATCGAAAAGAAGGGGCTTGAGGAAACGGTATGTGACTATATCGCCGGTATGACCGACCGGTTCGCCATTGACGAATATCAGAAATTATTTGATTCAACAACACTACCCTAA
- a CDS encoding isopentenyl phosphate kinase family protein, whose translation MEAPRELVFLKLGGSLITDKSQPLTAREDMIQQLAGEVAAYCAAHPETQLVLGHGSGSFGHAVASKYQTQSGVHSPEEWQGFAEVWTAAHQLNQIVIRHFAAAGLPVVTFAPSAGIVADRGEMFQWDLAPLQTALSHNLIPVVLGDVIFDRTLGGTIFSTEKVFQHLAKILRPARILLAGIEKGVYQDPANPDQTIPQIKPSTLSEIQQQVSGSHQVDVTGGMKSKVALMLDMVSDNPELTVRIFSAEAPGSLQKALEGANLGTLIAA comes from the coding sequence ATGGAGGCTCCTCGCGAACTCGTGTTTCTGAAACTCGGTGGATCGCTGATTACCGATAAGTCCCAGCCGCTGACCGCTCGGGAAGATATGATCCAGCAGCTGGCAGGTGAAGTTGCAGCATACTGCGCTGCCCACCCCGAAACCCAACTGGTTTTGGGGCACGGCTCCGGTTCCTTTGGGCACGCCGTCGCCAGCAAATATCAAACCCAAAGCGGCGTCCATTCACCTGAGGAATGGCAGGGCTTCGCAGAAGTCTGGACGGCCGCCCACCAATTGAACCAAATCGTGATCCGCCATTTCGCAGCTGCAGGGCTGCCTGTGGTCACCTTTGCGCCCTCCGCTGGGATCGTCGCAGATCGCGGTGAAATGTTTCAGTGGGATCTGGCGCCCCTGCAAACCGCCCTGTCCCACAACCTGATCCCGGTCGTTCTAGGTGATGTCATTTTTGACCGGACCCTGGGCGGAACCATTTTCTCAACCGAGAAGGTCTTTCAACATCTTGCTAAAATCCTGCGCCCCGCTAGAATCTTGCTGGCCGGGATTGAAAAAGGCGTCTACCAGGACCCAGCCAATCCCGATCAAACCATCCCCCAGATCAAGCCCAGCACCCTTAGCGAAATTCAGCAACAGGTTTCCGGCTCCCATCAAGTGGATGTCACCGGCGGAATGAAATCCAAGGTGGCTTTAATGCTGGATATGGTAAGTGATAACCCTGAGCTGACGGTGCGGATCTTCTCCGCGGAAGCCCCGGGCAGCCTGCAAAAAGCTCTCGAAGGGGCAAATCTCGGCACACTGATCGCTGCCTGA
- the mvk gene encoding mevalonate kinase, with translation MPVIFGKAPGKIILFGEHAVVYGQPAIAIPVQDVTATARVTPIIGAGSGKVRVQAHDIQLDTMLNDLPEDHPLAAAIRATLDEITPYHTPSFTIQVDSTIPIAAGMGSGAAVTVATIRALSAFLGEPLPNERISEMAYEIEKIHHGTPSGIDNTVVTFQKPVYFQRGEPLQTLTPTKPTYWVIADTGEKTPTIETVSDVHSLYESDPETYEAIFAEIGQITRDARQALCQGDLDQLGPLMNHNQLLLQKLEVSSMRLEKFITAAREAGAVGAKLSGGGRGGNIIALTTYERLSQLEKYLLEEGAVRVMSTVLRETA, from the coding sequence ATGCCTGTCATCTTTGGTAAAGCCCCTGGAAAAATAATCCTTTTTGGCGAACATGCCGTGGTCTACGGCCAACCCGCCATCGCCATTCCTGTGCAGGATGTTACCGCCACCGCACGGGTCACGCCCATTATCGGCGCTGGCTCCGGCAAAGTCCGCGTGCAGGCTCATGACATCCAGCTTGATACCATGTTGAATGACCTGCCGGAGGATCACCCCCTGGCGGCAGCCATTCGGGCCACTTTGGACGAAATAACGCCTTACCATACGCCGTCTTTCACCATCCAAGTGGATTCAACCATCCCAATTGCGGCGGGCATGGGGTCCGGTGCGGCCGTCACGGTGGCAACCATTCGGGCATTGTCTGCTTTCCTTGGTGAACCCTTGCCCAATGAGCGGATCTCAGAGATGGCCTACGAAATTGAAAAGATCCACCACGGCACCCCCTCAGGGATCGATAACACCGTGGTGACCTTCCAAAAACCGGTCTACTTCCAGCGAGGTGAGCCCCTCCAAACCCTCACCCCCACAAAGCCTACCTATTGGGTGATCGCGGATACGGGCGAAAAGACACCCACGATCGAGACCGTTTCGGACGTGCACAGCCTTTATGAAAGCGATCCGGAGACCTATGAAGCGATCTTCGCTGAGATCGGCCAGATCACTCGTGATGCCCGTCAGGCACTTTGCCAGGGCGACCTTGACCAGCTGGGACCACTAATGAACCACAACCAATTGCTCCTGCAAAAACTTGAGGTCAGCAGCATGCGCCTCGAAAAGTTCATCACCGCTGCCCGCGAAGCCGGCGCAGTGGGAGCGAAGCTTTCCGGCGGAGGCCGGGGCGGCAACATTATCGCTCTGACCACCTATGAAAGGCTCAGCCAGTTGGAGAAATATCTGCTGGAAGAAGGCGCTGTCCGGGTGATGAGCACCGTCCTGAGGGAGACTGCCTAA